A genomic region of Microbacterium schleiferi contains the following coding sequences:
- a CDS encoding DNA gyrase/topoisomerase IV subunit A, whose translation MPSSRPPQPAEVAERIEDVDVATEMQGSFLEYAYSVIYSRALPDARDGLKPVQRRILFQMADMGLRPDRGHVKSSRVVGEVMGKLHPHGDAAIYDALVRLAQPFSLRVPLVDGHGNFGSLDDGPAAPRYTEARLAAAALALTENLDEDVVDFIPNYDGQFQQPAVLPAAFPNLLVNGASGIAVGMATNMAPHNLIEVVAAAVHLLDHPEATVEELMEFVPGPDFPSGGIIVGLDGVKDAYAKGRGSVRTRAKVSVESLGPRRTGLVVTELPYLVGPERVIEKIKDAVTSKKLQGIADVTDLTDRHRGLQLVIGIKTGFDPNAVLEQLYRLTPLEDSFGINNVALVEGQPQTLGLKEMLEVYVDHRIEVVTRRSRHRLGKRRERLHLVEGLLIAIVDIDEVIQVIRTSDDGEQARTRLMDVFDLSQPQAEYILELRLRRLTRFSRLELEQERDALKAEIAELEALLASDKLIRAQVATELDAAAEAFGTPRRTLLLNGGPVAPRSSSKKPVDLQIADTPCRVFLSVTGRMVRADIDPEAPNAGIVTPTRRSKHDAIRSTADATTRGHLGALTTQGRLVRFTPVDLPSVPGNSVQLAAGTRADQYLGLTSGEHVVAIVSLEGTTPLALGTAQGVVKRVLPSEIAARDEIEVIAVKPGDAVVGGALAPDDAELLFITDDAQLLRFEASAVRAQGRAAGGMAGIRLGSGASVIGFAVIPGADAAEAVVVTAAGSAGALAGTDVSSGKVSSLDEFPPKGRATGGVRAHRLLKGEDRLVLAWAGTEPRAVAQDGASRALPPAGAKRDASGVALEAGVAAIGTVVR comes from the coding sequence ATGCCGTCATCCCGTCCCCCCCAGCCCGCTGAGGTCGCCGAGCGGATCGAGGACGTTGACGTCGCAACCGAGATGCAGGGCTCGTTCCTCGAGTACGCCTACTCGGTGATCTACTCGCGAGCTCTCCCCGACGCTCGCGACGGACTGAAGCCGGTGCAGCGCCGGATCCTCTTCCAGATGGCAGACATGGGGCTTCGTCCCGACCGCGGACACGTGAAGAGCTCGCGTGTCGTCGGCGAAGTCATGGGAAAGCTCCACCCCCACGGCGATGCGGCGATCTACGACGCGCTGGTGCGTCTGGCACAACCCTTCTCGCTGCGCGTGCCCCTCGTCGATGGACACGGCAACTTCGGGTCGCTGGATGACGGACCGGCTGCACCGCGATACACCGAGGCTCGACTGGCAGCCGCGGCGCTGGCGCTGACTGAGAACCTCGACGAAGACGTCGTGGACTTCATCCCGAACTACGACGGGCAGTTCCAACAGCCGGCAGTGCTGCCGGCAGCCTTCCCGAACCTCCTCGTCAACGGCGCGTCGGGGATCGCGGTCGGCATGGCCACGAACATGGCCCCGCACAACCTCATCGAGGTCGTGGCGGCGGCCGTCCACCTGCTCGACCATCCCGAGGCGACCGTCGAGGAACTGATGGAGTTCGTCCCCGGCCCCGACTTCCCATCGGGCGGGATCATCGTCGGCCTGGACGGAGTCAAGGATGCCTACGCGAAGGGACGCGGCTCTGTCCGCACCCGCGCAAAAGTGTCGGTCGAGTCGCTGGGACCGCGTCGCACCGGCTTGGTCGTCACCGAGCTCCCGTATCTTGTCGGACCGGAACGGGTCATCGAGAAGATCAAGGACGCCGTCACCTCCAAGAAGCTGCAGGGCATCGCCGACGTCACCGACCTCACCGACCGCCACCGCGGCTTGCAGCTGGTCATCGGCATCAAGACCGGCTTCGACCCCAATGCCGTGCTGGAGCAGTTGTACCGTCTGACCCCGCTCGAAGACTCGTTCGGCATCAACAACGTCGCGTTGGTGGAGGGGCAGCCGCAGACCCTCGGCCTCAAAGAGATGCTCGAGGTCTACGTCGACCACCGCATCGAGGTGGTGACGCGACGAAGCCGCCACCGCCTCGGCAAGCGGCGCGAGCGACTGCATCTGGTTGAGGGTCTGCTGATCGCCATCGTCGACATCGACGAAGTCATCCAGGTGATCCGCACCTCGGATGACGGCGAACAGGCACGCACCCGCCTCATGGACGTGTTCGATCTCTCGCAGCCGCAGGCCGAGTACATCCTCGAGCTTCGGCTGCGTCGACTCACCCGCTTCTCGCGCCTCGAGTTGGAGCAGGAGCGTGACGCTCTGAAGGCCGAGATCGCCGAGCTGGAGGCTCTGCTCGCGAGCGACAAGCTGATCCGTGCGCAGGTCGCTACCGAACTGGATGCCGCCGCCGAAGCCTTCGGAACACCCCGACGGACGCTGCTGCTCAACGGCGGACCGGTTGCGCCGCGATCCTCCTCCAAGAAGCCCGTCGACCTGCAGATCGCCGACACACCGTGCCGCGTGTTCCTGTCGGTAACCGGGCGCATGGTTCGCGCTGATATCGACCCCGAGGCACCGAACGCGGGGATCGTCACCCCGACCCGCCGCTCCAAGCACGACGCGATCCGCAGCACCGCCGACGCCACCACGCGCGGCCATCTCGGCGCCCTGACGACCCAGGGCAGGCTCGTCCGGTTCACCCCGGTCGATCTCCCCTCGGTGCCCGGCAACTCGGTTCAGCTGGCAGCAGGAACGCGAGCAGACCAGTATCTCGGCCTCACCAGCGGCGAGCATGTCGTCGCGATTGTCTCCCTGGAGGGGACGACGCCCCTCGCGCTGGGAACGGCTCAGGGCGTCGTCAAGCGCGTCTTGCCCAGCGAGATCGCAGCCCGTGACGAGATCGAGGTCATCGCTGTGAAGCCGGGCGATGCGGTTGTCGGCGGCGCGCTGGCTCCGGATGACGCTGAGCTCCTCTTCATCACCGATGATGCGCAGCTGCTGCGTTTCGAGGCAAGCGCCGTGCGAGCTCAGGGCCGCGCGGCTGGCGGCATGGCCGGCATCCGGCTCGGATCAGGCGCATCTGTCATCGGGTTCGCGGTCATCCCCGGGGCAGACGCGGCCGAGGCGGTTGTCGTGACGGCTGCGGGGAGTGCCGGCGCGCTCGCGGGAACGGATGTGAGTTCTGGCAAGGTCTCGTCGCTCGACGAGTTCCCGCCGAAGGGCCGCGCCACGGGTGGCGTCCGCGCGCATCGCCTGTTGAAGGGCGAGGATCGGCTGGTACTCGCGTGGGCCGGCACGGAACCGCGAGCTGTCGCGCAGGACGGCGCGTCGCGCGCTCTGCCACCCGCGGGCGCGAAGCGCGACGCCTCCGGCGTGGCACTCGAGGCCGGCGTTGCGGCGATCGGCACCGTGGTCCGCTAG
- a CDS encoding DUF7455 domain-containing protein — protein sequence MATLSPAEIDVIESRLSAADRCDSCGAQAYIAAEVNGSELLFCAHHGRRYEEKLREVATSWHDETHRLTAE from the coding sequence ATGGCTACCCTTTCCCCCGCAGAGATCGACGTCATCGAGAGCCGTCTTTCCGCCGCCGACCGCTGCGACTCGTGCGGCGCTCAGGCTTATATTGCCGCTGAGGTCAACGGGAGTGAGCTGTTGTTCTGCGCTCACCACGGCCGCCGCTACGAAGAGAAGCTGCGCGAGGTCGCCACGAGCTGGCACGACGAGACCCACCGCCTCACCGCTGAGTGA
- a CDS encoding sugar-transfer associated ATP-grasp domain-containing protein, protein MASLDPRTRMHYRAARARRIDVGSLWQRARETSREHSRWTPVVLADMLWSAGVRQVGFQDYVDYDFAILNRDERATYMTHPVSNELSQRYDDPRHRGLFHDKLAFNRTFEKFLRREWMTITPENADELRSFVERHGTIIVKEPIGQAGSGVHRYRADAVTDWSAFHGGLLDRGELLAEEVIVQHPDLAAYCPGTVNTTRVTTFFDGDRTHILAVAQKFGRGAVSDQMSFGGFYSMLDDDGRAVGPGYDSHGNVHEVHPDTGERISDFTLPMLDEVKAFIDEVARVVPTVRYVGWDVVVTPTGPVLVEGNWAAGVYENKPSVTGIRTGHKPRYRAAIGF, encoded by the coding sequence ATGGCTTCGCTTGATCCGCGGACGCGGATGCACTACCGCGCCGCGCGCGCACGACGGATCGATGTTGGGTCGCTGTGGCAGCGGGCTCGCGAGACGTCCCGGGAACATAGCCGCTGGACTCCCGTCGTGCTCGCCGACATGCTCTGGTCCGCCGGCGTACGTCAGGTCGGCTTCCAGGACTACGTCGACTACGATTTCGCCATCCTGAATCGCGACGAGCGCGCGACCTATATGACGCATCCGGTGTCGAACGAGCTGTCACAGCGCTACGACGACCCCCGCCATCGCGGCCTGTTTCACGACAAGCTCGCTTTCAACCGGACGTTCGAGAAATTCCTGCGTCGCGAGTGGATGACGATAACTCCCGAGAACGCAGATGAGCTCCGGAGCTTCGTCGAGCGGCACGGCACGATCATTGTGAAAGAGCCGATCGGGCAGGCGGGCTCGGGCGTGCACCGATACCGGGCGGACGCCGTGACCGACTGGAGTGCATTCCACGGCGGACTTCTTGACCGCGGCGAACTTCTCGCCGAGGAGGTCATCGTCCAGCATCCGGATCTGGCTGCGTACTGCCCCGGAACCGTCAACACGACGCGTGTGACAACGTTCTTCGACGGTGACCGAACCCACATCCTCGCTGTCGCGCAGAAGTTCGGGCGCGGAGCCGTCAGCGATCAGATGAGCTTCGGCGGTTTCTATTCGATGCTCGACGACGACGGGCGCGCTGTCGGCCCGGGGTACGACTCCCACGGCAACGTGCACGAGGTCCACCCCGACACGGGCGAGCGCATCTCCGATTTCACGCTGCCGATGCTCGATGAGGTGAAGGCCTTCATTGACGAGGTCGCGCGTGTCGTTCCAACGGTGCGCTATGTCGGGTGGGATGTCGTCGTGACTCCCACCGGTCCCGTCCTCGTGGAGGGGAACTGGGCTGCCGGCGTCTATGAGAACAAACCGAGCGTGACCGGCATCCGTACCGGGCACAAACCCCGGTACCGCGCCGCGATCGGCTTCTGA
- a CDS encoding RNA polymerase sigma factor produces MTASTTSTRTRAKKAAADDVAPEIERDDDVATTPASKRPAAKKRSGAAAGKASPKKAAKKGSDDESADIDDDVELDEADDDSTDDESAGSASSDDSSDAPAAKDSSDGDDDADDDDKPDKPVFSEPLPSGAIVITSNDEDDVPIYSTQITGATADPVKDYLKQIGKVPLLNAAEEVELAMRIEAGLFAEEKLANMTPAEKTSQLGLDLQWIARDGQRAKSHLLGANLRLVVSLAKRYTGRGMQFLDLIQEGNLGLIRAVEKFDYTKGFKFSTYATWWIRQAITRAMADQARTIRIPVHMVEVINKLARVQRQMLQDLGREPTPEELSRELDMTPEKVIEVQKYGREPISLHTPLGEDGDSEFGDLIEDTEAVVPADAVGFTMLQRQLESLLDSLSEREAGVIRMRFGLGDGQPKTLDQIGDTFGVTRERIRQIESKTMAKLRHPSRSQSLRDYLE; encoded by the coding sequence GTGACCGCAAGCACGACATCCACCCGCACGCGCGCCAAGAAGGCAGCCGCGGACGACGTGGCCCCCGAGATCGAGCGTGACGACGACGTCGCGACGACTCCGGCCAGCAAGCGTCCCGCCGCCAAGAAGCGTAGCGGTGCAGCGGCGGGTAAGGCTAGCCCGAAGAAGGCGGCCAAGAAGGGCTCGGACGACGAGTCGGCCGACATCGATGATGACGTCGAGCTCGACGAGGCCGACGACGACAGCACGGATGACGAGTCGGCTGGTTCGGCATCCTCGGATGACTCGTCCGACGCGCCGGCTGCCAAGGACTCATCCGACGGTGACGACGACGCGGACGATGACGACAAGCCCGACAAGCCCGTCTTCAGCGAGCCGCTTCCCAGTGGCGCCATCGTCATCACGTCCAACGACGAGGACGACGTCCCGATCTACTCCACGCAGATCACGGGGGCGACAGCTGACCCGGTCAAGGACTACCTGAAGCAGATCGGTAAGGTCCCGCTGCTGAACGCGGCCGAAGAGGTCGAGCTCGCGATGCGGATCGAGGCGGGTCTGTTCGCCGAAGAGAAGCTCGCGAACATGACGCCCGCGGAGAAGACAAGCCAGCTCGGGCTGGATCTGCAGTGGATCGCGCGCGATGGTCAGCGTGCCAAGAGTCACCTGCTCGGCGCGAACCTACGCCTGGTCGTTTCGCTGGCAAAGCGCTATACGGGTCGCGGGATGCAGTTCCTCGATCTGATTCAGGAGGGGAACCTCGGCCTCATCCGTGCCGTCGAGAAGTTCGACTACACGAAGGGCTTCAAGTTCTCGACCTATGCGACGTGGTGGATCCGTCAGGCGATCACCCGCGCGATGGCCGACCAGGCGCGCACCATCCGTATCCCGGTGCACATGGTCGAGGTCATCAACAAGCTCGCCCGCGTGCAGCGACAGATGCTGCAGGACCTCGGTCGCGAGCCCACGCCCGAAGAACTCAGCCGCGAACTGGACATGACCCCCGAGAAGGTCATCGAGGTGCAGAAGTACGGTCGCGAGCCCATCTCGCTGCACACGCCGCTCGGTGAAGACGGTGACAGCGAGTTCGGTGATCTCATCGAAGACACCGAGGCTGTCGTTCCGGCCGATGCTGTCGGCTTCACGATGCTGCAGCGTCAGCTCGAGTCGCTGCTCGACTCCCTGTCGGAGCGTGAAGCGGGCGTCATTCGCATGCGGTTCGGCCTCGGCGACGGTCAGCCCAAGACGCTCGACCAGATCGGCGACACGTTCGGCGTGACCCGCGAGCGGATCCGCCAGATCGAGTCCAAGACGATGGCCAAGCTCCGCCACCCGTCGCGGTCGCAGTCGCTGCGGGACTATCTGGAATGA
- a CDS encoding proteasome assembly chaperone family protein, with the protein MTLSVPVYHRVASAPPVPAGLPLVIALTGFTDAGSAVSRVVSYVREDLEPTPIAVFENDILLDYRARRPVISFEHDHLTDYRPPRLELSLVHDALGQPFLTLTGYEPDFAWDTFTAAVLELAADLEASSVTWVHAIPMPVPHTRPLGTTVSGTRTELTTAHSVWQPETQVPATVGHLLEYRFAETAADVAGFVLLVPHYLADTQYPAAALAALDSVTVATGLVFAGDELREENREYLEKVQEQVGGSDELQRMIETLEERYDAYMAGATNATPIIHTGDLPTADEIAAELERYLATRPAGDDDKG; encoded by the coding sequence ATGACCCTGTCGGTACCCGTCTATCACCGCGTCGCGAGCGCCCCGCCGGTGCCCGCGGGATTGCCGCTCGTCATCGCGCTCACCGGATTCACAGACGCCGGTTCCGCGGTGAGCAGAGTTGTCTCGTATGTCCGGGAGGACCTCGAGCCGACGCCGATCGCCGTCTTCGAGAACGACATTCTGCTCGATTACCGCGCGCGTCGTCCGGTGATCTCGTTCGAACACGATCACCTCACCGACTATCGCCCGCCGCGACTCGAGCTCTCCCTCGTGCACGACGCACTGGGTCAGCCGTTTCTCACGCTCACCGGCTACGAACCGGACTTCGCGTGGGACACCTTTACGGCTGCGGTGCTCGAGCTCGCTGCCGATCTCGAGGCATCGAGTGTGACGTGGGTGCACGCCATCCCGATGCCGGTGCCGCACACGCGCCCCCTGGGCACGACCGTGAGCGGCACGCGGACGGAGCTGACGACTGCTCACTCGGTGTGGCAGCCCGAGACGCAGGTTCCGGCAACGGTCGGCCACCTGCTGGAGTACCGGTTCGCCGAGACCGCTGCGGATGTCGCGGGCTTCGTGCTTCTCGTGCCGCACTATCTCGCCGACACGCAGTACCCGGCCGCGGCGCTTGCCGCCCTCGACAGCGTCACGGTCGCGACGGGTCTTGTCTTCGCGGGCGATGAGCTTCGGGAAGAGAACCGCGAGTACCTCGAGAAAGTCCAGGAACAAGTCGGCGGTAGCGACGAACTGCAGCGCATGATCGAAACTCTCGAGGAGCGCTACGACGCTTACATGGCTGGCGCCACAAACGCGACGCCGATCATTCACACGGGCGACCTTCCGACCGCCGACGAGATCGCTGCCGAGCTGGAGCGCTACCTCGCCACCCGCCCCGCCGGGGACGACGACAAGGGCTGA
- a CDS encoding leucyl aminopeptidase, producing the protein MHGLSCRRIQRNPGYRARRRGGGDRHPLVSTTTDDDWTSLPGLRETLESIGFTGAPGTYARVAAPQLFATPVAVVGSGAGRDAASVRHAVGVGCRTLTGFGSVAIATPFHATGDAALAAAEGAGLGGYSFATFKKERPKPRATRVIVHAAAPVSADEQARVRATIEAVALVKDLVTAPADPLGPDDMAQTASELLRDLPSTVRVWDENDLATDGFGGILGVGRGSARPPRLVRAEYAPDGATRHVALVGKGITFDSGGLSLKPAAGMVDMKYDMCGAATVLAVLRAVAELGAPVRVSAWLCLAENMPSGTATRPGDVLRIADGTTVEVLNTDAEGRLVLADGLVAASREHPDLIVDVATLTGAITTALGTRHAGVMGEDDAVSRYLAAADRVGELAWQMPLPDHMIDDLDSPIADLRNAKVGDPAGGSLFAGLFLRHFVGTRGDEDGASARIPWVHLDIAGVGMNKGAPFGFTDKGPTAATTRSLIEFVLSEADR; encoded by the coding sequence GTGCATGGCCTGTCCTGTCGTCGAATTCAGCGAAACCCCGGTTACCGAGCACGACGCAGAGGCGGTGGTGATCGTCATCCCCTCGTCTCCACAACCACCGACGACGACTGGACGTCCCTCCCCGGCCTGCGCGAGACTCTCGAGTCGATCGGCTTCACCGGAGCTCCAGGGACCTATGCGCGCGTCGCTGCTCCGCAGCTTTTCGCCACGCCCGTCGCGGTGGTGGGCAGCGGAGCCGGCCGCGACGCGGCATCCGTTCGCCACGCCGTCGGAGTCGGATGCCGCACACTGACCGGATTCGGATCCGTCGCGATCGCGACGCCCTTCCACGCCACCGGCGACGCTGCCCTCGCCGCCGCTGAGGGTGCCGGGCTCGGCGGCTACAGCTTCGCGACCTTCAAGAAGGAACGCCCCAAGCCGCGGGCCACGCGCGTCATCGTCCACGCCGCCGCACCCGTTTCCGCCGATGAGCAGGCACGCGTTCGTGCCACCATCGAGGCCGTCGCGCTCGTGAAAGATCTCGTGACGGCACCGGCTGACCCACTCGGCCCGGACGACATGGCGCAGACCGCAAGCGAGCTGCTGCGGGACCTACCGTCGACGGTGCGTGTCTGGGACGAGAACGACCTGGCCACGGACGGCTTCGGCGGCATTCTCGGGGTCGGGCGAGGTTCGGCGCGGCCCCCGCGGCTCGTGCGGGCCGAGTACGCTCCCGACGGCGCAACCCGCCACGTGGCGCTCGTCGGCAAGGGCATCACCTTCGACTCCGGTGGGCTTTCCTTGAAGCCCGCTGCCGGGATGGTCGACATGAAGTACGACATGTGCGGTGCCGCCACGGTTTTGGCTGTGCTGCGGGCGGTGGCCGAGCTCGGCGCGCCGGTGCGAGTGTCGGCGTGGCTCTGTCTTGCCGAGAACATGCCGTCGGGCACAGCGACGCGCCCCGGCGATGTGCTCCGCATCGCTGATGGCACGACTGTCGAAGTCCTGAACACGGATGCCGAGGGTCGATTGGTTCTCGCCGACGGGCTCGTCGCCGCCAGTCGCGAGCACCCCGACCTCATCGTCGACGTCGCAACCCTCACGGGCGCCATCACGACGGCACTCGGAACCCGCCACGCGGGCGTGATGGGTGAGGATGACGCCGTGTCCCGATATCTTGCCGCCGCCGATCGCGTCGGCGAGCTCGCGTGGCAGATGCCACTGCCCGACCACATGATCGACGACTTGGATTCGCCCATCGCCGATCTGCGTAACGCGAAGGTCGGCGACCCGGCCGGCGGATCACTCTTTGCCGGTCTGTTCCTCCGCCACTTCGTCGGAACGCGGGGCGACGAGGACGGCGCCAGCGCACGCATCCCGTGGGTTCACCTCGATATCGCCGGCGTGGGCATGAACAAGGGGGCACCGTTCGGGTTCACCGACAAGGGGCCCACCGCTGCGACGACCCGGAGCCTCATCGAGTTCGTGCTCAGTGAGGCCGATCGATGA
- the lpdA gene encoding dihydrolipoyl dehydrogenase: protein MSNDAFDIVILGGGSGGYAAALRARELGRTVALVERDQVGGTCLHRGCVPTKALLHSGEVADVVRSAAKHGVTASLEAIDMAAVHDYRRRIVTKKHAGLTGLLASRGVVTVTGDGYLEPDRRVRVGDRILSASDIVLATGGRTRELPSVPLGGRVLSSDTALELDEVPSSVVILGGGVIGVEFASIWRSFGAEVTIVEPLARLLPAEDEASSAALLRAFRKRGITATFGISCTGVEAGADGVAVSLSDGSTISADYVLVAAGRVPATDGLGCEDAGVELHDGFVATDADLRTSAPHVWAVGDIVRGPQLAHRGFAHGIAVAERISGLSVAPLDDATVPRVAYSSPEVASVGLTTAAAIERFGEYAVQTAEIPLAANAKSEILGTSGFARVVRRRDGPVLGVHLVGDRVGELITEGQLLVGWDAHPEDVAPLIHAHPTQSEALGEALLLLSGKPLHAV, encoded by the coding sequence ATGAGCAACGATGCCTTCGACATCGTGATCCTCGGTGGCGGCTCCGGCGGCTACGCGGCAGCGCTGCGTGCCCGGGAACTCGGCCGGACTGTTGCTCTCGTCGAACGCGACCAGGTCGGCGGGACGTGCCTGCACCGCGGGTGCGTCCCGACGAAGGCGCTGCTGCATTCCGGTGAAGTCGCGGATGTCGTCCGCAGTGCCGCGAAGCACGGGGTCACGGCGAGTCTTGAGGCGATCGACATGGCCGCCGTTCACGACTACCGGCGCCGAATCGTCACCAAGAAGCACGCGGGCCTCACGGGTCTTCTCGCCTCACGCGGGGTCGTGACGGTTACCGGCGATGGCTACCTCGAGCCCGATCGCCGGGTCCGCGTCGGCGATCGCATTCTATCGGCGTCCGACATCGTCCTCGCCACCGGCGGACGGACCCGCGAGCTTCCCAGCGTGCCCCTCGGCGGACGTGTCCTGAGCAGCGACACCGCGCTGGAACTCGACGAGGTGCCGTCGTCGGTCGTCATTCTCGGTGGCGGCGTGATCGGTGTCGAGTTCGCCAGCATCTGGCGATCGTTCGGCGCGGAGGTCACGATCGTCGAACCACTGGCGCGTCTCCTTCCCGCCGAAGACGAGGCCAGCAGCGCGGCTCTTCTTCGTGCGTTCCGCAAGCGCGGAATCACGGCGACGTTCGGGATCTCCTGCACCGGTGTCGAGGCCGGCGCAGACGGCGTCGCGGTGAGCCTGTCGGATGGCTCGACGATCAGCGCCGACTATGTTCTGGTTGCGGCAGGTCGGGTGCCGGCCACCGACGGGCTCGGATGTGAGGACGCCGGCGTGGAGCTGCATGACGGCTTCGTCGCCACGGACGCTGACCTGCGCACGAGCGCGCCACACGTGTGGGCAGTCGGTGACATCGTCCGAGGACCACAGCTGGCCCATCGCGGGTTCGCCCACGGCATCGCGGTGGCAGAACGGATCAGCGGCCTCTCCGTGGCCCCACTCGATGACGCCACCGTGCCGCGGGTGGCCTACTCCAGTCCCGAAGTCGCCTCCGTCGGGCTCACGACGGCGGCAGCGATCGAGCGATTCGGTGAGTATGCCGTCCAGACGGCTGAGATCCCGCTGGCGGCAAACGCCAAGAGCGAGATCCTCGGGACATCGGGGTTCGCACGGGTCGTGCGCCGTCGCGACGGTCCCGTACTCGGCGTCCACCTCGTCGGGGACCGCGTCGGGGAGCTCATCACCGAGGGGCAGCTGCTCGTGGGATGGGACGCACATCCCGAGGATGTCGCGCCCCTGATCCACGCTCATCCGACACAGAGTGAGGCGCTCGGTGAAGCGCTCCTGCTGCTCTCGGGCAAACCCCTGCACGCGGTCTGA
- the sucB gene encoding 2-oxoglutarate dehydrogenase, E2 component, dihydrolipoamide succinyltransferase, protein MSTSVVLPALGESVTEGTVTRWLKKVGDTVQADEGLLEISTDKVDTEIPSPVSGVIEEILVDEDETVEVGAILAKIGDGSSAPSSDAPAQEAPAEQAPQEQAPEPEPAEEPAAEAPAQAPAAAPSGEGKDVVLPELGESVTEGTVTRWLKAVGDTVEVDEPLLEISTDKVDTEIPSPVAGTVQEILVQEDETVSVGATLARIGDGAAPQPAPEAAPEPEKAEPEPAPQQSAPEPEKPAAEPEKPAAQPEPSQTAQTPATSSEVTEAAATESASDADGDGKTYVTPLVRKLAQEKGVDLSTVTGTGVGGRIRKEDVVAAAESATEPAPTSEAPARAAREVSDLRGTTKPMSRLRKVLSERAVASMQSTAQLTTVVEVDITKVAAFRDAVKGDFQKKTGDKLSFLPFFALAAAEALQTYPVINATVDDGSIVYPATENLSIAVDTERGLLTPVLRDAASKNLAQIAHEIADLAARTRDNKLKPDELAGGTFTLTNTGSRGALFDTPVVFLPQSAILGTGTVVKRPGVVQVDGKDAISVRSYVYLALSYDHRIIDGADAARFLGAVKSRLEEADFGGDLGI, encoded by the coding sequence ATGAGCACTTCCGTGGTCCTCCCCGCACTCGGCGAGAGTGTGACTGAGGGGACGGTGACCCGCTGGCTCAAGAAGGTCGGCGACACGGTTCAGGCCGATGAAGGTCTTCTCGAGATCTCGACCGACAAGGTCGACACCGAGATTCCTTCCCCCGTGTCGGGCGTGATCGAGGAGATCCTCGTTGACGAGGACGAGACCGTTGAGGTCGGCGCCATCCTCGCCAAGATCGGTGACGGCTCGTCCGCACCGTCCTCGGATGCCCCCGCCCAGGAGGCTCCCGCCGAGCAAGCCCCGCAGGAGCAGGCTCCGGAGCCGGAGCCCGCCGAAGAGCCCGCAGCCGAAGCGCCCGCGCAGGCGCCCGCGGCCGCGCCCTCGGGCGAGGGTAAGGATGTCGTCCTGCCCGAGCTCGGCGAGAGCGTGACGGAGGGCACGGTGACCCGCTGGCTCAAGGCCGTGGGTGACACCGTCGAGGTCGACGAACCGCTGCTGGAGATTTCCACCGACAAGGTCGACACCGAGATCCCCTCCCCTGTCGCCGGCACAGTGCAGGAGATCCTCGTCCAGGAGGACGAGACCGTCTCAGTCGGCGCGACCCTTGCCCGGATCGGCGACGGGGCTGCGCCGCAGCCGGCTCCCGAGGCAGCTCCCGAGCCCGAGAAGGCAGAACCGGAGCCCGCACCGCAGCAGAGCGCGCCCGAGCCCGAGAAGCCCGCAGCAGAGCCCGAGAAGCCCGCGGCACAGCCCGAGCCGAGCCAGACGGCGCAGACGCCCGCGACCTCATCCGAGGTGACCGAAGCGGCGGCGACAGAGTCCGCGTCCGACGCGGACGGCGACGGCAAGACCTACGTGACCCCTCTTGTTCGAAAGCTCGCACAGGAGAAGGGCGTCGATCTCTCGACCGTCACGGGAACCGGCGTGGGGGGACGCATCCGCAAGGAGGACGTCGTGGCCGCTGCCGAGTCGGCCACCGAGCCGGCACCGACGAGCGAAGCGCCCGCGCGCGCAGCTCGGGAGGTCTCCGACCTGCGCGGCACGACGAAGCCGATGTCGCGTCTGCGCAAGGTTCTCTCCGAGCGGGCCGTCGCGTCGATGCAGTCCACCGCGCAGCTGACCACCGTGGTGGAGGTCGACATCACCAAGGTCGCGGCCTTCCGCGACGCGGTGAAGGGCGACTTCCAGAAGAAGACGGGCGACAAGCTGTCGTTCCTCCCGTTCTTCGCGCTGGCGGCTGCCGAGGCTCTGCAGACCTACCCCGTGATCAACGCGACCGTCGACGACGGCTCGATCGTCTACCCGGCCACCGAGAACCTGTCGATCGCCGTCGACACCGAGCGCGGGCTGCTGACCCCTGTGCTGCGGGATGCGGCGAGCAAGAACCTCGCGCAGATCGCTCACGAGATCGCTGACCTCGCGGCACGCACGCGGGACAACAAGCTCAAGCCCGACGAGCTCGCCGGCGGCACCTTCACCCTCACGAACACCGGCTCGCGTGGCGCCCTGTTCGACACGCCGGTCGTCTTCCTGCCGCAGTCGGCCATCCTCGGCACCGGCACGGTCGTCAAGCGGCCTGGCGTGGTGCAGGTCGATGGGAAGGATGCGATCTCCGTTCGCTCCTACGTCTACCTGGCGCTGTCGTACGACCACCGGATCATCGACGGTGCGGATGCCGCTCGCTTCCTGGGGGCCGTGAAGTCCCGTCTGGAAGAGGCGGACTTCGGCGGCGACCTGGGCATCTGA